A genomic region of Elaeis guineensis isolate ETL-2024a chromosome 9, EG11, whole genome shotgun sequence contains the following coding sequences:
- the LOC105051289 gene encoding geranylgeranyl transferase type-2 subunit alpha 1 → MHGRPRKATKPEDTAASAAKAAKLRDLQAQLLHQHNHRIYTSEALSASSKLLDMNPEIYTAWNYRKLALQHNLNEVTDPEIVKSAIKDELRVVEMALRRNPKSYGAWYHRKWVLSRGLAPVDFEREFQLLDQLLKADARNFHGWSYRRFVAKLKNVSEEEELKFTMDMINTNFSNYSAWHNRSVLLSWLLKQKAQGFDSKEDILTEEYELVRQALFTDPSDQSGWFYHLWLLDQTASPDELFLISSWPVPGSDLVLSMNDKADGYMLFPTSNFSLCYFFDKRTFPIILYFNQAVKGVSSSTVTTNSVFVANENLIWRPLLTTSSREAHCWVTYLNVPDVNPSNLKAYSVEISLGHSEGIVSSNGSCYKYPVQFEFTIKLNNNNLEQFNVESRQELFGWNYDDVCHPPEIPDINSFDQLKISEDHVAEGSKDKQWHLETLSNEINLFKELSEENCKFVNLTLARLLVAHDAMVSHGASLMQKRIHSEEVLKLYEEVIKLDPSHKRYYEDERSLVLMSQVTSDKEFLMKHTWHFSKLTSSSFHNHACLQLSGLSLSRIGFVEHLLWVQMLDLSHNNLRTIAGLEALQLLVCLNLSYNQISSFTALEPLKLLDSLRVLDVSFNEIGAHPIDTTRFLCMSPLSHTLDVKLKIDQFQKGDIKVGDHWEAILLFKDLRLTQLDVRGNAVANERFGILLTEVLPTLNWLNGERAR, encoded by the exons ATGCATGGCCGGCCGCGCAAAGCCACCAAGCCGGAGGACACGGCCGCCTCCGCCGCCAAGGCCGCCAAGCTCCGTGACCTCCAGGCCCAACTCCTCCACCAACACAACCACCGCAT CTACACCAGCGAGGCTTTATCGGCCAGCTCGAAACTTTTGGATATGAACCCGGAAATCTACACGGCTTGGAACTATCGAAAACTCGCCCTCCAGCACAATCTCAACGAAGTAACGGATCCTGAGATCGTTAAATCCGCCATCAAAGATGAGCTTAGAGTC GTAGAGATGGCATTGAGGCGGAATCCCAAGTCTTACGGGGCTTGGTACCATCGGAAATGGGTGCTGAGCCGAGGGCTTGCACCAGTTGACTTCGAGCGGGAGTTCCAGCTGCTGGATCAGCTGCTGAAGGCCGATGCTCGGAATTTCCATGGATGGAGTTATCGGAG ATTTGTTGCAAAATTGAAGAATGTGTCGGAAGAAGAGGAGCTCAAGTTCACGATGGATATGATCAACACCAATTTCAGCAATTATTCGGCTTGGCACAATCGCAG TGTGCTTCTGTCCTGGTTGCTAAAGCAAAAGGCTCAGGGATTTGATTCTAAGGAGGATATTCTAACAGAGGAGTATGAGCTTGTACGTCAGGCTCTTTTCACAGACCCTAGTGATCAAAGTGGGTGGTTCTATCATCTCTGGCTTTTGGATCAAACTGCTAGTCCAGATGAACTGTTTCTGATATCTTCATGGCCTGTTCCTGGATCTGATTTGGTTTTATCCATGAATGACAAAGCCGATGGTTACATGCTGTTTCCAACCTCAAACTTCAGTTTGTGCTATTTCTTTGATAAACGAACATTTCCCATCATTCTTTACTTTAATCAAGCTGTCAAAGGTGTGAGTTCATCAACTGTGACCACAAATTCCGTGTTTGTTGCAAATGAGAATCTTATTTGGAGGCCTTTATTAACTACAAGTTCAAGAGAAGCCCATTGTTGGGTGACTTATCTTAATGTTCCTGATGTAAATCCCAGTAATTTGAAAGCTTACTCAGTTGAGATTAGCCTTGGTCACTCAGAGGGTATAGTGTCATCAAATGGTTCTTGCTACAAATATCCTGTGCAGTTCGAGTTTACTATAAAATTGAACAACAACAATCTGGAACAATTTAATGTAGAATCCAGGCAGGAGCTCTTTGGCTGGAACTATGATGATGTATGTCATCCTCCAGAAATTCCTGATATAAATTCTTTTGATCAATTGAAAATCAGTGAGGACCATGTTGCAGAGGGTTCAAAGGATAAGCAATGGCATTTAGAGACTTTATCTAATGAGATAAATCTTTTCAAGGAGCTGTCTGAGGAAAATTG TAAGTTTGTGAACTTAACATTAGCACGGCTTTTGGTTGCCCATGATGCAATGGTGTCACATGGAGCTTCCCTAATGCAAAAGAGGATTCATTCTGAAGAGGTTCTAAAACTCTATGAAGAGGTCATAAAGTTGGATCCATCTCATAAAAGATACTATGAGGATGAGCGAAGCTTAGTTCTAATGTCTCAG GTGACTTCGGATAAAGAGTTTCTGATGAAGCATACTTGGCATTTTAGTAAATTGACTTCCTCAAGTTTCCATAACCATGCCTGCTTACAGCTTAGTGGATTATCATTATCACGGATTGGCTTTGTTGAGCACTTATTATGGGTTCAGATGCTAGATCTAAGTCACAACAACCTTCGAACAATTGCAG GTTTGGAGGCCTTGCAACTTCTTGTTTGCTTAAACCTAAGTTACAATCAAATCAGCAGCTTTACAGCACTGGAACCCCTGAAACTGCTTGATTCCCTGAGAGTGTTGGATGTCTCCTTCAATGAGATTGGTGCTCACCCGATTGACACAACACGGTTTCTCTGCATGTCTCCAttatcacacacattagatgtgAAACTAAAAATCGATCAATTTCAGAAGGGTGACATCAAGGTTGGAGACCATTGGGAAGCCATCCTATTGTTTAAGGACTTGCGTTTAACTCAACTGGATGTCAGGGGAAATGCAGTTGCCAATGAGAGGTTTGGTATTTTGTTGACAGAGGTGCTTCCTACCCTGAACTGGCTCAATGGTGAACGTGCACGGTGA